Proteins found in one Rhodospirillaceae bacterium genomic segment:
- a CDS encoding ABC transporter ATP-binding protein, which translates to MNNVLLDVRDLETKFFLRKGILTAVDKASFKLHEKETLGIVGESGSGKSVLALSLMQLIAAPPGKITQGEVVFKGEDLLKKTQREMYSYRGLRMSMIFQEPMAALNPAYTIGDQIAECYQIHEGLSKKHAYAKSVDMLDKVGIPNPTERVKSYPHELSGGQRQRVIIAIALACDPDLLIADEPTTALDVTIQAQILDLLRELIKGLGKALIFITHDLGVAAVLCDRIAVMYAGNIVELADRNTIFENPQHPYTQGLLRALPRRGQKRHDLDPIPGTVCDLMNPPKGCNFAPRCEHAIQRCHEEDPILRTTEGRQIACHLYDNENDHA; encoded by the coding sequence ATGAATAACGTGCTCCTAGATGTTCGAGACTTAGAGACCAAATTTTTCCTCAGAAAAGGTATTCTCACCGCCGTCGATAAAGCGTCCTTCAAACTGCATGAGAAAGAGACACTTGGGATTGTCGGGGAAAGCGGGTCGGGAAAAAGCGTGCTGGCTCTTTCCCTGATGCAGTTGATTGCCGCGCCGCCCGGAAAAATCACCCAAGGAGAGGTTGTTTTTAAGGGCGAAGACCTGCTGAAAAAAACCCAACGCGAGATGTATTCCTATCGCGGCCTTAGAATGTCGATGATTTTTCAAGAACCTATGGCGGCCTTAAATCCAGCCTATACCATCGGTGATCAAATAGCGGAATGCTATCAAATCCACGAAGGTCTCAGTAAGAAGCATGCCTACGCTAAATCGGTGGACATGCTTGATAAAGTCGGCATTCCCAATCCGACGGAACGGGTCAAAAGCTATCCCCACGAACTCAGCGGCGGACAACGCCAGCGGGTAATAATTGCGATTGCGCTGGCATGTGATCCAGACCTGCTGATCGCGGATGAGCCGACGACGGCACTGGATGTGACGATCCAAGCACAAATTCTCGATCTCCTGCGCGAACTTATAAAAGGTCTGGGCAAAGCACTGATTTTCATCACTCACGACCTTGGCGTTGCGGCGGTCCTCTGTGATCGGATTGCGGTGATGTATGCCGGTAATATTGTTGAGCTTGCCGACCGGAACACGATCTTTGAGAACCCACAGCACCCTTATACCCAAGGATTGTTACGCGCCCTGCCGCGTCGCGGTCAGAAGCGCCATGATCTGGACCCGATCCCAGGAACCGTTTGCGATCTTATGAACCCACCTAAGGGCTGTAACTTTGCACCCCGATGCGAACATGCAATTCAGCGATGCCATGAAGAAGACCCAATTTTAAGAACGACAGAAGGGCGTCAAATAGCCTGTCATCTTTACGACAATGAGAATGATCATGCGTGA
- a CDS encoding ABC transporter ATP-binding protein has protein sequence MRMIMREEILKVEDLTKHFGMSSFFSFKRGAEDVLKAVDGINFSINKGEAFGLVGESGSGKSTTARLITRLIDATGGRISFSGQEILEMSQATFQSVRRRIQMVFQDPYMSLNPRMRVRDTLGNPLRLQKIVPKNEINDRVDELIELVGLKPEQRDRYPHEFSGGQRQRISIARAMALEPDLIIADEAVSALDVSVQAQVLNLFRKLQDTKQLAYLFIAHDLSVVEHFCERVAVMYGGKIVEMGQVDDLFNNPLHPYTEALISAIPEPDPNLEFNPSLLKGDMVNLINRQAGCVFVGRCPVATSTCSEIEPTLEAKEGLRSVACHLR, from the coding sequence ATGAGAATGATCATGCGTGAAGAAATTTTAAAAGTTGAAGACCTGACCAAGCACTTCGGGATGAGTTCGTTCTTTTCGTTCAAGCGCGGGGCGGAAGACGTTCTTAAGGCCGTCGACGGCATTAATTTCTCGATTAACAAGGGCGAAGCCTTTGGTCTGGTCGGCGAAAGCGGCAGCGGCAAGTCAACGACGGCACGCCTAATCACACGATTGATCGACGCGACCGGGGGCCGGATCAGCTTTAGTGGCCAAGAAATTCTAGAGATGTCGCAGGCGACGTTCCAATCAGTACGCCGCCGCATTCAGATGGTCTTTCAAGATCCGTACATGTCCCTTAATCCACGCATGCGGGTTCGTGACACATTGGGTAATCCGCTTCGTCTACAAAAGATCGTCCCGAAAAATGAGATCAACGACCGGGTCGATGAGTTGATTGAGTTGGTTGGCCTAAAGCCAGAACAGCGCGACCGTTATCCCCACGAATTCAGCGGCGGGCAGCGTCAACGCATCAGCATCGCCCGCGCCATGGCCTTGGAACCCGACCTGATTATCGCGGATGAGGCAGTGTCCGCCTTGGACGTTTCGGTGCAGGCGCAAGTTCTAAACCTGTTTCGAAAACTCCAAGATACCAAACAACTGGCCTACCTGTTCATTGCCCATGATCTAAGTGTTGTCGAACATTTTTGTGAACGGGTGGCGGTCATGTATGGCGGGAAAATTGTTGAGATGGGTCAGGTCGATGATCTCTTCAACAACCCGTTGCACCCTTACACCGAAGCCTTGATTTCGGCGATACCGGAGCCCGACCCGAACCTTGAATTCAACCCCAGCCTGCTCAAGGGCGATATGGTGAATTTAATTAATCGACAGGCGGGCTGTGTATTCGTTGGCCGATGCCCTGTGGCGACAAGCACCTGCTCTGAGATCGAACCAACTCTTGAGGCAAAGGAGGGTCTTCGCTCGGTCGCGTGTCATTTGCGCTAG
- a CDS encoding ABC transporter permease — translation MLKYILNRLLMLIPTLLLVSVFVFLLLHLIPGDPIDYIMASDDSIDASMREVLEKEMGLDKPLHLQYLGWMGDILRGDFGESIHYQQSNIKIILERFPPTILLTLGATLVSVLIAIPAGVLAAIKRNTVADYSAMSFALLGMSIPNFWLGIMLILTFALFFPILPASGYVFSWSDPLKTLWYLVLPSVTLGTGMAAIVARMTRSEMLEELGKEYVRTARAKGVPERTVIFKHTLRNALNPVITVIGIQFGNLLGGTVVVEYVFAYPGVGSLVVDAVYSRDYPLVQALILIFALIFVGVNFIVDILYKYSNPRITLE, via the coding sequence TTGCTGAAGTATATTCTCAACCGCCTCCTGATGCTGATCCCGACGCTGCTTCTTGTGTCGGTGTTTGTGTTCCTTTTGCTGCATCTCATTCCGGGTGACCCGATTGATTACATCATGGCCAGCGATGACAGCATTGATGCGAGTATGCGTGAGGTCTTGGAAAAAGAGATGGGGTTGGATAAGCCGCTGCATCTTCAATACCTCGGTTGGATGGGCGATATTCTGCGAGGCGACTTTGGCGAATCAATCCATTACCAACAGTCGAACATTAAAATCATATTGGAACGCTTTCCGCCAACCATTTTGCTGACGCTGGGGGCGACGCTGGTTTCGGTTTTGATTGCGATCCCAGCCGGAGTCCTGGCGGCGATTAAAAGGAATACCGTGGCGGACTATTCTGCCATGTCGTTCGCGCTTCTGGGGATGTCCATTCCAAACTTCTGGCTGGGGATTATGTTGATCCTCACCTTCGCTTTGTTTTTCCCGATCCTGCCCGCATCAGGCTATGTGTTTTCCTGGAGCGATCCCTTGAAGACGCTGTGGTATCTGGTTCTCCCGTCCGTAACGTTGGGCACGGGCATGGCGGCCATCGTTGCCAGAATGACCCGGTCCGAAATGCTGGAAGAACTGGGCAAAGAATATGTGCGCACCGCGCGCGCCAAGGGCGTGCCGGAGCGCACGGTGATTTTCAAACATACGCTAAGGAATGCTTTGAACCCGGTGATCACGGTTATCGGAATTCAGTTCGGAAATTTGTTAGGTGGCACCGTCGTTGTCGAATATGTGTTCGCCTATCCAGGTGTCGGTAGCCTGGTGGTCGATGCGGTGTACAGCCGCGACTACCCCCTCGTTCAAGCGCTCATTCTAATATTTGCGCTTATCTTCGTCGGCGTGAATTTCATCGTCGACATTCTCTACAAGTACTCAAACCCAAGGATCACACTGGAATAA
- a CDS encoding carboxymuconolactone decarboxylase family protein codes for MTKFDNFAARDPLVPALDLEDFGPEFKGYAESAAKQRGMLSHSVRAMAHADEMAIKARGFLSAAANGGSLDPELTILIRLLVSNLNSCVYCATHQIKKITKMGVSVEKIDNINAFMTHPVFSNDERAALEFSAALTQDSANIPDDVCERFTSAYNPQQRVEITFVAAGMGMLNRFNDGLRLPIDDDFTDLARSISESLL; via the coding sequence ATGACCAAATTTGATAATTTTGCCGCCCGTGATCCCTTAGTTCCCGCTCTAGATCTAGAGGACTTCGGTCCCGAGTTTAAGGGGTATGCAGAGTCTGCTGCCAAACAGCGGGGGATGTTGTCTCATAGCGTTAGGGCGATGGCACATGCCGATGAAATGGCAATCAAAGCGCGTGGGTTTTTGTCGGCAGCGGCGAATGGCGGTTCGTTGGACCCGGAACTGACAATCCTCATTCGGCTTTTGGTTTCAAACCTAAATTCTTGCGTTTATTGCGCTACCCACCAGATCAAAAAAATTACTAAAATGGGTGTTTCGGTAGAGAAGATCGATAACATTAATGCCTTCATGACTCATCCCGTGTTTAGCAATGATGAACGTGCCGCCCTCGAATTCTCGGCAGCCTTGACCCAGGATTCAGCCAATATTCCTGACGATGTTTGTGAGCGATTTACATCGGCCTACAATCCACAGCAGCGCGTAGAAATTACATTTGTTGCCGCTGGAATGGGAATGCTTAATCGTTTCAATGATGGATTGCGTCTTCCGATTGATGACGACTTTACAGATTTGGCCCGCAGTATCTCTGAGTCACTTCTCTAG
- a CDS encoding ABC transporter permease gives MNFSWLSPALRGLVVRFSENRMAAAGLIFVTIVAIVAALAPIIAPYDPDEINLKERLVELSWAHPFGTDSFGRDLLSRVIYGARISVIAGLGSVSAALVMGVFVGAVAGYAGRVWDNSIMRVMDAIMAFPGILLAIALVSVLGASLTNVCIALAIRYTPHFARIVRGSVLAEREKEYVEAARVQGESNFRILFRQILPNCMAPILVQCTLDFAQAIISESSLSFLGLGVPPPTPSWGNILHAAKGAMEFYPWGAIFPGLAICFTVLGLNMLGDGLRDVLDPRLSEEHASNE, from the coding sequence ATGAACTTTTCATGGCTGTCGCCAGCGTTGCGCGGGCTGGTCGTTCGGTTTTCAGAAAACAGAATGGCGGCCGCCGGGCTTATCTTCGTAACGATTGTTGCAATCGTTGCCGCCCTGGCACCCATCATCGCGCCTTATGACCCAGACGAAATCAATCTCAAAGAACGTCTGGTTGAATTGTCATGGGCGCATCCGTTTGGCACGGATAGTTTCGGTCGTGATCTTTTATCACGGGTTATCTACGGTGCCAGAATATCCGTCATCGCCGGGTTGGGATCGGTTAGCGCCGCATTGGTGATGGGCGTGTTCGTTGGTGCCGTCGCTGGATACGCGGGACGGGTCTGGGATAATTCCATCATGCGGGTCATGGATGCCATTATGGCATTCCCCGGTATATTGTTGGCCATCGCTTTGGTCAGTGTTTTGGGCGCGTCGCTGACCAATGTCTGCATTGCGCTGGCGATCCGGTACACACCGCATTTCGCCAGAATTGTTCGGGGTTCCGTGCTTGCCGAACGGGAAAAAGAATATGTCGAGGCGGCACGGGTTCAAGGGGAATCAAATTTTCGGATTTTGTTCCGGCAGATTTTACCAAATTGCATGGCGCCAATTTTGGTTCAGTGCACGTTGGATTTTGCCCAGGCAATTATTTCAGAATCTTCATTGAGCTTTCTGGGCCTTGGTGTGCCACCACCAACACCCAGCTGGGGAAATATTCTCCACGCTGCCAAAGGCGCGATGGAATTCTATCCTTGGGGTGCGATTTTCCCGGGCCTCGCCATTTGCTTTACGGTTCTTGGCTTAAACATGCTGGGTGACGGACTGCGGGACGTCTTGGACCCACGGCTGAGTGAGGAGCACGCATCCAATGAATAA
- a CDS encoding ABC transporter substrate-binding protein → MIKKVLISTAAILACANLAFTSEAEAQQYGGSVTMGMYGDLYTPDLHRTLGNPTAQFGGLVAESLVTYSKTCDIVPSLAKSWDVGPGAKSYTFHLRKGVKFHNGKELTAEIVKANMDHFKAKETKSPRRKTYKSVKKIEVIDKYTLKLSLKKGDYGFLVKIRPTLFFITHPDSFEAKPPHPIGTGPFKFVEWKPKQYAKVTKFGNYWKKAPNGDKLPYIDNVTLRPIPDATVRYTALRAGDVDWVWALPPEVVPNLLKKAPKGLQTSIRSGARWFYVNMNNIAGPTKDIKVRRALAYALNKQELMDAITWGLSKAGVQPYYPGSTWNHPGVKEPYPQDLAKSRALLKEAGYPDGVTVNAIVPNQSILLNLATVVQAQLKKVGIKVNIKSMDKSAHHKRRIKQKFDISIGHLAYAPDPASTYDRFFYSKAKFNFGKYINKDFDKLLDKARGITDHKARKAEYRKVLAVLHRDVPIAFLGYLPIAQASRSRLQGMKTNCRGDIIANDKGGISKAWIQK, encoded by the coding sequence ATGATTAAGAAAGTACTTATATCGACGGCAGCCATTTTGGCATGTGCCAATTTGGCTTTCACAAGCGAGGCTGAGGCGCAGCAATACGGTGGCTCAGTTACGATGGGGATGTATGGTGATCTGTACACTCCAGATTTACACCGGACGTTAGGAAATCCCACCGCGCAATTCGGCGGTTTGGTTGCCGAAAGCTTGGTGACCTACAGCAAGACCTGCGACATCGTGCCAAGCTTGGCGAAATCCTGGGACGTTGGTCCCGGTGCCAAGTCATACACGTTCCATTTACGTAAAGGTGTGAAGTTCCATAACGGCAAAGAACTAACCGCCGAAATCGTTAAGGCGAACATGGACCACTTCAAGGCCAAGGAAACAAAATCCCCGCGGCGGAAAACGTACAAGTCGGTCAAGAAAATCGAAGTGATCGACAAATACACGCTCAAGCTTTCGCTGAAAAAAGGTGACTACGGTTTCTTGGTGAAAATTCGACCGACGTTGTTCTTCATCACCCACCCTGACAGCTTTGAAGCCAAGCCGCCGCATCCGATTGGCACAGGTCCTTTCAAGTTTGTCGAGTGGAAGCCTAAGCAATATGCGAAGGTTACGAAGTTCGGCAACTATTGGAAAAAAGCGCCGAACGGCGACAAGCTGCCGTACATTGATAATGTTACCCTCAGGCCTATCCCCGACGCGACGGTACGCTATACAGCTCTTCGCGCTGGGGACGTTGATTGGGTATGGGCACTTCCGCCTGAGGTCGTGCCGAACCTGCTTAAAAAGGCTCCTAAGGGACTCCAAACAAGCATCCGAAGTGGCGCACGTTGGTTCTACGTGAATATGAATAATATTGCCGGACCGACCAAAGACATTAAGGTGCGTCGCGCACTTGCTTATGCCTTGAACAAACAGGAACTGATGGATGCCATCACCTGGGGATTATCCAAGGCAGGCGTTCAACCTTACTATCCTGGATCAACCTGGAACCACCCCGGTGTTAAGGAACCGTATCCGCAAGACCTCGCAAAGTCGCGGGCGCTGCTGAAGGAAGCAGGGTACCCGGACGGTGTCACGGTGAATGCGATTGTTCCTAACCAATCGATCCTCTTGAACCTTGCCACCGTGGTACAGGCGCAGCTCAAGAAAGTCGGGATCAAGGTAAACATCAAGTCGATGGATAAATCGGCGCATCACAAACGCCGCATCAAACAGAAGTTTGATATCAGCATTGGTCATCTGGCATATGCACCCGACCCGGCATCCACCTATGACCGGTTCTTCTATTCCAAGGCGAAGTTCAATTTTGGTAAGTACATCAATAAGGACTTCGATAAGCTTTTGGATAAAGCCCGCGGCATTACGGATCATAAGGCACGCAAAGCAGAATATCGCAAAGTGCTCGCCGTGTTGCACAGGGACGTCCCGATTGCATTCCTGGGCTATCTGCCAATCGCGCAGGCCAGTCGGTCACGCCTACAAGGTATGAAGACCAACTGCCGTGGAGATATCATCGCCAATGACAAAGGTGGTATTTCAAAAGCCTGGATACAAAAGTAA
- a CDS encoding enoyl-CoA hydratase/isomerase family protein (Catalyzes the reversible hydration of unsaturated fatty acyl-CoA to beta-hydroxyacyl-CoA), with protein MSDTIVKIEIDQRGVACITLNRPEVHNAFNPEMIDVLHGILRDVAQDDSIRVVLLTGAGKSFSAGADLNWMRQSADYDRDRNISDAGKLSALLEALATLAKPTIALVRGAAIAGGTGLVACCDIALAEQSAKFGVSEVRIGLIPATISPYVIDKIGAPQARRYFLTGERFGAEEAQKIGLVHEVVADEDALNAMSERLIDEILKGAPKAIAEAKQVIAAVAGTNNSPEMRATLTAKLADIRARPEAIEGVSSFLEKRPPSWSK; from the coding sequence TTGAGCGATACAATTGTAAAAATTGAGATAGATCAACGAGGTGTCGCCTGCATCACCTTGAATCGTCCCGAGGTTCACAACGCCTTTAACCCGGAGATGATCGACGTTCTTCACGGTATTTTACGTGATGTTGCCCAAGACGACTCGATCAGGGTTGTTTTACTTACTGGTGCTGGAAAATCTTTTTCCGCAGGCGCTGATCTCAATTGGATGCGCCAATCAGCCGATTATGATCGCGACAGGAACATCAGCGATGCCGGTAAATTGAGCGCGCTTTTGGAGGCCTTGGCGACCTTGGCGAAACCGACGATTGCGCTTGTCCGGGGGGCGGCAATCGCCGGTGGAACAGGGCTGGTAGCGTGTTGCGATATCGCACTTGCAGAACAGAGCGCTAAATTCGGAGTATCTGAAGTCCGCATCGGTCTGATCCCGGCAACAATTTCGCCCTACGTGATCGATAAAATCGGTGCCCCTCAGGCGCGGCGCTATTTTTTAACCGGAGAACGGTTTGGCGCGGAAGAGGCCCAGAAAATTGGTCTGGTTCACGAGGTCGTGGCAGACGAGGACGCGCTAAACGCAATGTCGGAGCGACTGATTGACGAGATACTTAAGGGCGCACCAAAGGCAATTGCAGAAGCAAAACAGGTTATCGCTGCCGTTGCGGGTACGAATAATTCGCCGGAGATGCGAGCAACATTGACGGCGAAACTTGCTGATATCAGAGCGCGCCCGGAAGCCATCGAAGGGGTCTCTTCATTCTTAGAGAAAAGGCCGCCAAGTTGGAGCAAATAA
- a CDS encoding GntR family transcriptional regulator, whose product MNKIDSENSSQTLALSAYSRIRADIIDGTLEPGRKLRIAELCDTYELGSSPLREALNRACADGLVLKREQRGFYVSEISELDLLALTNTRLWLEETALRQTLCNDPEGWEERILVAFHRLQKNSKTIKDENFLSNTSWGELHRDFHMELVSGCGSEWLIRYCEQLYDQSRRYRIKISSTRTTRPRRNRETINRHRDLIDACIEGDVEASAKALAEHYLLSAEAVLNTKLRLLENPFRIVELEK is encoded by the coding sequence ATGAATAAAATCGACAGTGAAAATTCATCGCAAACTTTGGCCTTATCTGCTTATTCGCGAATTCGTGCGGATATAATAGATGGTACATTAGAGCCAGGAAGAAAGCTCCGGATCGCTGAGTTGTGCGATACTTATGAACTCGGTTCGAGCCCCCTTCGCGAAGCACTCAATCGGGCCTGTGCCGATGGTCTCGTCTTAAAGCGCGAACAGCGGGGGTTCTATGTCTCGGAAATCAGCGAACTGGATTTATTGGCGCTTACAAATACCCGTCTTTGGCTAGAAGAAACTGCGCTTCGGCAAACCCTTTGTAATGACCCGGAAGGATGGGAGGAACGAATTCTCGTTGCCTTTCATCGGTTGCAGAAAAATTCGAAGACAATAAAAGATGAAAATTTTTTATCGAATACGTCTTGGGGCGAATTGCATCGCGATTTTCACATGGAACTGGTATCAGGCTGTGGTTCGGAATGGTTGATTAGATACTGCGAACAGCTTTACGACCAATCCCGCCGGTACAGAATAAAAATAAGTTCGACGCGGACCACGCGCCCACGCCGGAACCGAGAAACAATAAACCGGCACCGTGATCTTATAGATGCCTGTATCGAGGGCGATGTGGAGGCGTCGGCCAAGGCATTGGCGGAGCACTACCTATTGTCGGCAGAGGCTGTTCTTAATACGAAGCTTCGACTTCTAGAAAACCCATTTAGGATTGTGGAACTAGAGAAGTGA